One genomic window of Polyangium aurulentum includes the following:
- a CDS encoding acyl-CoA thioesterase: MTTAESPAPSPPEHVLAIEASPEDIDELGHVSNVTYVRWIQDVAKSHSAAVGWDADAYFRVGAVFVVRRHEIDYLVPALQGDRIELRTHVARFGAASSERRTRIVRARDGVELARALTLWAFVSTSTQRPCRIPPEIREAFVLNARS; this comes from the coding sequence ATGACCACCGCCGAGAGCCCCGCCCCGAGCCCCCCGGAGCACGTGCTCGCGATCGAGGCCTCGCCCGAGGACATCGACGAGCTCGGCCACGTCTCCAACGTCACGTACGTGCGCTGGATCCAGGACGTCGCCAAGTCGCACTCCGCGGCCGTGGGCTGGGACGCGGACGCCTATTTCCGCGTCGGCGCCGTCTTCGTGGTGCGCCGCCACGAAATCGATTACCTCGTGCCCGCGCTCCAGGGCGATCGCATCGAGCTGCGCACCCACGTCGCGCGCTTCGGGGCCGCGTCGAGCGAGCGCCGCACCCGCATCGTGCGCGCGAGAGATGGCGTGGAGCTGGCCCGCGCGCTCACGCTCTGGGCCTTCGTCTCGACGAGCACGCAGCGGCCCTGCCGCATCCCGCCCGAGATCCGGGAGGCGTTTGTCCTGAATGCTCGTTCCTAG
- a CDS encoding alpha-ketoglutarate-dependent dioxygenase AlkB produces MKLALPPPEGFSYHPDVLDNAEEESLLALARTLPLEEMRFHGFVARRRTAHFGWVYSFDGVQLEPGPPIPAPLVGLRDRVARLAGQDPALFEEALVTEYPPGATIGWHRDARPFGPVVLGVSLGSTCRFRLRPRGASAREAFTQELAPRSAYVIAGPARTEWEHQIPPVKETRFSISFRTLARRPSSVAA; encoded by the coding sequence ATGAAGCTCGCCCTGCCCCCGCCCGAGGGCTTTTCCTACCACCCCGACGTGCTCGACAATGCCGAGGAGGAATCGCTCCTCGCGCTCGCCCGGACCCTTCCGCTCGAGGAGATGCGCTTTCACGGCTTCGTCGCGCGGCGCCGCACCGCGCATTTCGGCTGGGTGTACAGCTTCGACGGCGTGCAGCTCGAGCCCGGCCCCCCGATTCCGGCGCCCCTCGTCGGGCTGCGAGATCGCGTGGCTCGGCTCGCCGGGCAGGATCCGGCCCTCTTCGAGGAGGCGCTCGTCACCGAATACCCGCCGGGCGCGACCATTGGCTGGCACCGCGACGCCCGGCCTTTCGGGCCGGTCGTGCTCGGCGTCTCGCTCGGCAGCACTTGCCGCTTTCGCCTCCGGCCGCGCGGCGCCTCGGCGCGGGAGGCATTCACCCAGGAGCTCGCGCCGCGCTCGGCCTATGTCATCGCCGGGCCTGCACGCACCGAATGGGAGCACCAGATCCCGCCCGTGAAGGAGACGCGCTTCTCGATTTCCTTCCGCACGCTCGCGCGCCGGCCGAGCTCGGTCGCGGCCTAG
- a CDS encoding dicarboxylate/amino acid:cation symporter, with translation MKGTERGAGARPRWGFPLYARVLVGVVVGALLGVAFGERRWLFGVGNAELGRLGLLVVKLLKALAVPLVFFAVLEAFVKTNITLKQGARMIVVCAFNATVALAIGLSIMNTLHPGEHMSAALEGLVGPGGKPGDAAAQILAASQKGTLSVIDNVSSYVPKSLVDPFSENSVITVVLLGLLGGVALRRARARAAEGLGPDLGTVERLIEGVYAVLVEMLDLVVKIVPFAVLGVVAEVVGKAGLGVFRSLWVFLVTVLAAFALHSLVYYPLAAWLVGKKSPREYLGKGADAVLTGLSTNSSLATVPVTLKCLQRMGVSEESSRLAACVGTNLNNDGILLYEAMTAIFLTQALGVHLGLGGQVTIALASVMAAAGVAGIPEAGLVVLPLVLGAAGLSEQVIAAAIPLVMTVDWLIARCRSGVNVMSDMLVAVLIDAGQGPVPTVDGKEKVAAAQAR, from the coding sequence ATGAAGGGGACCGAGAGGGGGGCCGGGGCGCGGCCGCGGTGGGGTTTTCCGCTCTACGCGCGCGTGCTCGTGGGCGTCGTCGTGGGCGCGCTGCTCGGCGTCGCGTTCGGGGAGCGGCGCTGGCTCTTCGGCGTGGGCAACGCGGAGCTCGGCCGCCTGGGGCTGCTCGTGGTGAAGCTTCTCAAGGCGCTCGCCGTGCCGCTCGTGTTCTTCGCGGTGCTCGAGGCCTTCGTGAAGACGAACATCACGCTCAAGCAGGGCGCGCGGATGATCGTGGTGTGCGCGTTCAACGCGACGGTGGCGCTCGCGATCGGGCTGTCGATCATGAACACGCTGCACCCGGGCGAGCACATGTCGGCGGCGCTCGAGGGGCTCGTGGGCCCGGGGGGCAAGCCGGGCGACGCGGCGGCGCAGATCCTGGCCGCGTCGCAGAAGGGCACGCTGAGCGTGATCGACAACGTGTCGAGCTACGTGCCGAAGAGCCTGGTCGATCCATTCTCGGAGAACAGCGTGATCACGGTCGTGCTGCTCGGCCTGCTCGGGGGCGTGGCGCTGCGGCGGGCGCGGGCGCGGGCGGCCGAGGGGCTCGGGCCGGATCTCGGGACGGTGGAGCGCCTGATCGAGGGCGTCTACGCGGTGCTCGTGGAGATGCTCGACCTCGTGGTGAAGATCGTGCCGTTCGCCGTGCTCGGCGTGGTGGCCGAGGTGGTGGGCAAGGCGGGGCTCGGGGTCTTCCGCTCGCTGTGGGTGTTTCTGGTGACCGTGCTCGCGGCGTTCGCGTTGCACTCGCTCGTGTATTACCCGCTCGCGGCGTGGCTCGTCGGCAAGAAATCGCCGCGCGAGTATCTCGGCAAGGGCGCGGACGCGGTGCTCACGGGCCTGTCGACGAATTCGAGCCTCGCCACGGTGCCGGTGACGTTGAAATGCCTCCAGCGGATGGGCGTATCGGAGGAGTCGTCGCGCCTCGCGGCCTGCGTGGGGACGAACCTCAACAATGACGGCATCCTGCTTTACGAGGCCATGACGGCGATCTTCTTGACGCAGGCGCTCGGCGTGCACCTCGGCCTCGGCGGGCAGGTGACGATCGCGCTCGCGTCGGTGATGGCGGCGGCGGGGGTGGCCGGGATCCCGGAGGCGGGGCTCGTGGTGCTGCCGCTCGTGCTGGGAGCCGCGGGGCTCAGCGAGCAGGTGATCGCGGCGGCGATCCCGCTCGTGATGACCGTGGATTGGCTGATTGCGCGCTGCCGGTCGGGCGTGAACGTGATGAGCGACATGCTGGTCGCGGTGCTGATCGACGCGGGCCAGGGGCCCGTGCCGACCGTGGATGGAAAGGAAAAAGTGGCGGCGGCGCAGGCGCGCTGA
- a CDS encoding serine/threonine-protein kinase translates to MRAPSFETRAFPWSGEAEMSGGDVRGAEKPDRGDEERAERPSETLVARGRSDIANAATIAASSSPSGRSTALPTSGRWSSARLPVVDRTIYAVESEVAQGGIGRVLSARDERLDRRVALKELLDGGGAAEDRFVREALLTARLQHPSIVPVYEAGRWPTGEPFYSMKLVSGRPLSEVIDEKRSLDERLPLLPHVLAVAEAVAYAHEKRIIHRDLKPANVLVGAYGETMVIDWGLAKDLAEDPAHAEPPPLPRVSEETPAPGEEGLTMVGSVMGTPAYMPPEQAAGETVDQRADVYALGAILYHVLSGKTPYDGSPPLQILQRVLEGPPVHLNALERRIPHELVAIADKAMAREQKDRYPTAKELADDLRRFLAGQLVVAHRYTPKEMLARFVRKNRAALSVGAAALVVLLAVGGVGLANVLMARSKAESKQREAEEAHQEAVAAEMRAVAHADELTLVQARAALGRDPNQAIAWLKTLSASFQDWDAARVVAADARARGLATVLRGHRAAINSFVFSPDGKRIVTASDDRTVRLWDIEGHLVRTLAGHADEAWAASFSEDGKRIVSTGRDRTVRVWDAQTGRALHVLKGHTKPSFYATLTHDGRVFSQGDDASVRVWNLATGKDRVILQAADKAMKVLFLPGGHEAIGSGTKGEMWLIDLGGGPPRAIRELRANASARSTPMVPMAYARGGRLVAAGDEEGVVRMWDRDANEVRALPPLPRPIVRLVLSRDGGRAFVATEDGAMWVFESEKGAYRALPGHEAVIRSLALSPDEKMLASAGFDRAVHLIDLATGELRLLSGARDTVYQVVFSPDGATLAAASTDGTARLYAAGAGPCRTIARSEIPAHALAVSPSSGRIASASIDGAIRLLDPAGIGDPVILEGHAGEVTALAFSPSGDLLVSAGVDGAARLWDEAGHLVRVLPGEAGKAPVFAWSPDGRLVALSAPDGQVRLWDVDSGEVRAIGPHAGHVLQIAFSPTGNEVATASADRIVRLWHLAGGPPRALSKHDDRVASVVFSPDGRLVASGGEDHKLRIWDLDRGTERHIDGGGYTVTGLRFTPDGASILSSGGDSSIRIWSTESGTLERVLRGHAGVITAVALSPDGKALVSTSEDRTARYWDLASSESRVLRGHEGFVRGAAFGPDGTWVATVGDDGAVRVWQDDLPRDRDALRAWVQAATADTADASATDLDVEAP, encoded by the coding sequence GTGCGCGCGCCCTCGTTCGAGACGCGCGCATTTCCTTGGTCAGGCGAGGCCGAGATGAGCGGCGGCGACGTGCGGGGGGCAGAAAAACCTGATCGAGGCGACGAGGAGAGGGCCGAGCGCCCCTCCGAGACGCTCGTCGCGCGCGGGCGATCCGACATCGCCAACGCGGCCACCATCGCCGCGTCGTCGAGCCCCTCGGGGCGCTCGACGGCCCTGCCCACCTCGGGCCGCTGGAGCTCGGCGCGGCTGCCCGTCGTGGACCGGACCATCTACGCCGTCGAGAGCGAGGTGGCGCAGGGCGGCATCGGCCGCGTCCTGTCGGCGCGCGACGAGCGGCTCGATCGGCGCGTCGCGTTGAAGGAGCTGCTCGACGGCGGAGGCGCCGCCGAGGATCGCTTCGTGCGCGAGGCGCTGCTCACCGCGCGGCTACAGCACCCGTCGATCGTGCCCGTGTACGAGGCCGGGCGGTGGCCGACGGGAGAGCCGTTCTATTCGATGAAGCTCGTCTCCGGGCGCCCGCTCTCGGAGGTCATCGACGAGAAGCGCTCGCTCGACGAGCGCCTGCCGCTCCTGCCCCACGTCCTCGCCGTCGCCGAGGCCGTCGCGTACGCGCACGAGAAGCGCATCATCCACCGGGATTTGAAGCCCGCCAACGTCCTCGTCGGGGCCTACGGCGAGACGATGGTCATCGACTGGGGGCTCGCCAAGGATCTCGCCGAGGACCCGGCCCACGCCGAGCCGCCGCCGCTGCCGCGCGTGAGCGAAGAGACGCCCGCGCCCGGCGAAGAGGGCCTGACCATGGTCGGCTCGGTGATGGGCACCCCCGCGTACATGCCGCCCGAGCAAGCCGCGGGCGAGACGGTGGATCAGCGCGCGGACGTCTACGCGCTCGGCGCGATCCTCTACCACGTGCTGTCGGGGAAGACGCCGTACGACGGCTCGCCGCCGCTGCAGATCCTGCAACGCGTGCTCGAAGGGCCGCCCGTGCACCTGAACGCGCTCGAGCGGCGCATCCCGCACGAGCTGGTCGCCATCGCGGACAAGGCGATGGCCCGCGAGCAGAAAGACCGTTACCCGACCGCAAAGGAGCTGGCCGACGATCTGCGGCGGTTCCTCGCCGGGCAGCTCGTGGTGGCGCACCGCTACACGCCGAAGGAGATGCTCGCGCGGTTCGTCCGTAAAAATCGCGCGGCGCTGTCGGTGGGCGCGGCGGCGCTCGTGGTGCTGCTCGCGGTGGGCGGCGTGGGCCTCGCGAATGTGCTGATGGCGCGCTCGAAGGCGGAGTCGAAGCAAAGGGAGGCCGAGGAGGCGCATCAGGAGGCCGTGGCCGCGGAGATGCGCGCGGTGGCGCACGCGGACGAGCTGACGCTGGTCCAGGCGCGCGCGGCGCTCGGGCGGGATCCGAACCAGGCGATCGCGTGGCTCAAGACCCTCTCGGCCTCGTTCCAGGACTGGGACGCGGCGCGGGTCGTCGCGGCCGACGCGCGCGCGCGCGGGCTCGCCACCGTGCTGCGCGGGCACAGGGCCGCCATCAACAGCTTCGTCTTCTCGCCCGACGGCAAGCGCATCGTCACCGCGAGCGACGACAGGACGGTGCGGCTCTGGGACATCGAGGGGCACCTCGTGCGCACGCTCGCGGGGCACGCGGACGAGGCGTGGGCCGCGTCGTTCTCCGAGGACGGCAAGCGCATCGTGTCGACGGGCCGCGACCGCACCGTGCGCGTCTGGGACGCCCAGACGGGCAGGGCGCTGCACGTGCTCAAGGGCCACACGAAGCCGAGCTTCTACGCCACCCTCACGCACGACGGCCGCGTCTTCAGCCAGGGCGACGACGCCTCGGTGCGCGTCTGGAACCTCGCGACCGGCAAGGACCGCGTCATCTTGCAGGCCGCCGACAAGGCGATGAAGGTGCTCTTCTTGCCGGGCGGGCACGAGGCGATCGGGTCCGGCACGAAGGGCGAGATGTGGCTCATCGACCTCGGGGGCGGGCCGCCGCGCGCCATCCGCGAGCTGCGCGCGAACGCGAGCGCGAGGAGCACGCCCATGGTCCCGATGGCCTACGCGCGCGGAGGGCGGCTGGTCGCGGCCGGCGACGAAGAGGGCGTCGTGCGCATGTGGGATCGCGACGCGAACGAGGTGCGCGCGCTGCCTCCTCTGCCCCGTCCGATCGTGCGGCTCGTGCTCTCGCGTGACGGCGGGCGCGCCTTCGTCGCCACCGAGGACGGCGCGATGTGGGTGTTCGAGAGCGAGAAGGGCGCCTATCGCGCGCTGCCCGGGCACGAGGCGGTGATCCGATCGCTCGCGCTCTCGCCGGACGAGAAGATGCTCGCCTCGGCGGGCTTCGATCGCGCCGTGCACCTCATCGACCTCGCCACGGGCGAGCTGCGGCTGCTCTCGGGCGCGCGCGACACGGTCTACCAGGTGGTCTTCTCGCCGGACGGGGCCACGCTCGCCGCCGCGAGCACCGACGGCACCGCGCGCCTGTACGCGGCGGGCGCGGGCCCGTGCCGCACGATCGCGAGGTCCGAGATCCCCGCCCACGCGCTCGCCGTCTCGCCCTCGAGCGGCCGCATCGCCTCCGCGAGCATCGACGGCGCGATCCGCCTGCTCGATCCTGCAGGCATCGGCGATCCCGTGATCCTCGAAGGCCACGCGGGCGAGGTCACGGCGCTCGCCTTCTCGCCGTCGGGCGATCTGCTCGTGTCGGCGGGCGTCGATGGCGCTGCGCGGCTCTGGGACGAGGCCGGGCACCTCGTGCGCGTGCTGCCTGGAGAGGCCGGCAAGGCGCCGGTCTTCGCGTGGTCGCCCGACGGCCGCCTGGTCGCCCTCAGCGCGCCCGACGGGCAGGTGCGGCTCTGGGACGTCGACTCCGGCGAGGTCCGCGCGATCGGCCCTCACGCGGGGCACGTCTTGCAGATCGCCTTCTCTCCGACGGGGAACGAGGTCGCCACCGCGAGCGCGGACAGGATCGTGCGGCTCTGGCATCTCGCGGGCGGCCCGCCGCGCGCCTTGTCGAAGCACGACGATCGCGTCGCGTCGGTGGTCTTCTCGCCGGACGGCCGGCTCGTCGCTTCGGGCGGCGAGGATCACAAGCTGCGGATCTGGGATCTCGATCGAGGCACCGAGCGCCACATCGACGGGGGCGGCTACACGGTCACCGGCCTGCGCTTCACGCCCGACGGCGCGTCGATCCTGAGCAGCGGCGGCGACAGCTCCATCCGGATCTGGAGCACCGAGAGCGGCACGCTCGAGCGGGTGCTGCGCGGCCACGCGGGCGTCATCACCGCCGTCGCGCTCTCGCCGGACGGCAAGGCGCTCGTGTCGACGAGCGAGGACAGGACCGCGCGCTACTGGGATCTCGCGAGCAGCGAGAGCCGCGTCTTGCGGGGCCACGAGGGCTTCGTGCGCGGCGCGGCCTTCGGCCCGGATGGCACGTGGGTGGCCACGGTCGGCGACGATGGCGCGGTGCGGGTCTGGCAAGACGACCTTCCGCGTGACAGGGATGCGTTGCGCGCGTGGGTCCAGGCGGCGACGGCGGACACGGCGGACGCGTCCGCGACCGACCTGGATGTGGAGGCGCCGTAG
- a CDS encoding serine/threonine-protein kinase codes for MALEPTLPLADSEDAAVASRPEGGPRLHVVDRSVYAVEDEVAQGGIGRVVAAWDKRLGRRVALKQLIEGVSTPEDRFVREARITARLQHPSIVPVYEAGRWPSGEPFYAMKLVEGRTLSQVIAEAGTLEERLPLLPRVLAVAEAVACAHEKRIIHRDLKPANVILGSFGETVVIDWGLAKDLAEEEAEARAPAGEATTQARRGGGSGGGLTVEGSIMGTPAYMPPEQAEGDPVDERADVYAIGAILYHLLAGVPPYDGMEVDGILEQVHDGPPVPLPVLERGIPQDLLAIVEKAMARDPARRYPTAKELAHDLRRFLAGQWVGAYRYGLREILRRFVRRHRAVLAVSIAALLVLVVGIEVGLSKVMEARDRAQKKQVDADRARGVAQAAERRALKRADELTLVQARTALDRDPNDAIAWLATLSPSSGHWSGARVLAADARARGLAVVLRGHRAGMNRVDFFPDGRRLASTSDDHTARLWDLEGNEVAVLEGHTDEVWGMDLSPDGRFVATGSKDHTVRLWDVETGVPSTIASFEAGVKDVLFSPDGRLIFATNGGEALVWDRETGEFELRAMVPGARHFALFSEDRRAVLRLHAGHIERIDLDTGEVASLPMEFEPHAVAVHAGRDLLAVGTLQNVIHLMDVRTGATRLLEGLSSPARWLEISPDGRKLAAGERDGAVWVWDTLDEEGRVVGRHEGPVVRLAFSPDGRRLASTSSDHTLGVWDLAAGGEGRLLRGFRDETFGVSFSPDGALVAAGSGDFTARIFRVEGEASVALQGPSARTLAAVLSPAGDTLALAGDLGDVRLVPMFGGDPIVLRGHQGQARAIAFSPDGGLVASAGDDGTVRVWTRDGGVVRGATMSGPALLALAFSPDGRWVVAAGIDGVVRLIDVQGGEDRTLAEHTGVVRALAFSPDGARVVSAGADGAVRAWDRGTGEGGIVGRHDGPVTVLAFSPDGARLASGGDDHRLRIWDLVGGAKVVVSSGGYGVAHVAFTSDGARVVATGGEAAVRIWDAATGGERGVLRGHAGEVTSFALSPDGSAIATASADRTARLWDLATGESRILARHAAAVLGVAFTPDGETIASISEDGAVTLSRDDLPRAPDKLAAELSAAVRGVVRRR; via the coding sequence ATGGCGCTCGAACCCACGTTGCCCCTCGCGGACAGCGAGGACGCGGCCGTCGCTTCGCGCCCCGAAGGCGGCCCGCGCCTGCACGTCGTCGACCGGAGCGTCTACGCGGTCGAGGACGAGGTCGCGCAGGGCGGCATCGGCCGGGTCGTCGCGGCCTGGGACAAGCGGCTCGGGCGGCGCGTGGCGCTCAAGCAGCTCATCGAGGGCGTGAGCACGCCCGAAGATCGATTCGTCCGCGAGGCGCGCATCACGGCGCGCTTGCAGCACCCGTCGATCGTGCCCGTGTACGAGGCGGGGCGGTGGCCGAGCGGCGAGCCCTTCTACGCCATGAAGCTCGTCGAGGGGCGCACCCTGTCGCAGGTGATCGCCGAGGCCGGGACGCTCGAGGAGCGCTTGCCGCTCCTGCCCCGCGTGCTCGCCGTGGCCGAGGCTGTCGCGTGCGCCCACGAGAAGCGCATCATTCACCGCGACCTCAAGCCTGCGAACGTGATCCTCGGATCGTTCGGCGAGACGGTGGTGATCGACTGGGGGCTCGCCAAGGATCTCGCCGAGGAGGAGGCCGAGGCGCGCGCGCCGGCAGGGGAGGCGACGACGCAGGCGAGGCGCGGCGGCGGCTCGGGCGGGGGGCTGACCGTCGAGGGCTCGATCATGGGAACGCCCGCGTACATGCCGCCCGAGCAGGCCGAGGGCGATCCGGTGGACGAGCGCGCGGACGTGTATGCGATCGGCGCGATCCTCTATCACCTGCTCGCCGGCGTCCCGCCCTATGACGGCATGGAGGTGGACGGGATCCTCGAGCAGGTCCACGACGGCCCTCCCGTTCCGCTGCCCGTGCTCGAGCGCGGCATTCCGCAGGACCTCCTCGCCATCGTCGAGAAGGCCATGGCGCGGGATCCGGCGCGGCGATATCCGACGGCCAAGGAGCTCGCCCACGACCTGCGCCGCTTCCTCGCCGGGCAATGGGTGGGCGCGTATCGCTACGGCCTGCGGGAGATCCTGCGCCGCTTCGTGCGCCGCCATCGCGCGGTGCTCGCGGTGTCCATCGCGGCGCTCCTCGTGCTCGTCGTGGGCATCGAGGTTGGTCTGTCGAAGGTGATGGAGGCGCGCGACCGCGCCCAGAAGAAGCAGGTGGACGCCGATCGCGCGCGCGGGGTGGCCCAGGCGGCCGAGCGGCGGGCCCTCAAGCGCGCCGACGAGCTGACCCTGGTGCAGGCGCGGACCGCGCTCGACCGCGATCCCAATGACGCGATCGCGTGGCTCGCGACCCTCTCGCCCTCGTCGGGGCACTGGTCGGGGGCGCGCGTGCTCGCCGCGGACGCCCGCGCCCGGGGCCTCGCGGTGGTGCTCCGGGGTCATCGGGCGGGCATGAACCGCGTCGATTTCTTTCCCGACGGGCGCCGCCTCGCCTCGACGAGCGACGACCACACCGCGCGATTGTGGGATCTCGAGGGTAACGAGGTCGCGGTGCTCGAGGGGCATACGGACGAGGTGTGGGGGATGGACCTCTCGCCGGACGGGCGGTTCGTCGCGACCGGCAGCAAGGACCACACGGTGCGCCTCTGGGACGTCGAGACCGGCGTGCCGTCGACGATCGCGTCGTTCGAGGCGGGGGTGAAGGACGTCCTCTTTTCTCCCGACGGGCGCCTGATCTTCGCGACCAATGGCGGCGAGGCGCTCGTGTGGGATCGCGAGACGGGCGAATTCGAGCTCCGGGCCATGGTGCCGGGGGCGCGCCATTTCGCGCTCTTCTCGGAGGACCGTCGCGCGGTGCTCCGGCTCCACGCCGGGCACATCGAGCGCATCGACCTCGACACCGGCGAGGTCGCCTCGCTGCCCATGGAGTTCGAGCCGCATGCGGTGGCCGTCCACGCGGGGCGCGATTTGCTCGCCGTGGGCACGCTGCAGAACGTCATTCACCTGATGGACGTGAGGACGGGCGCGACGCGCCTGCTCGAGGGCCTCTCGAGCCCCGCGCGGTGGCTCGAGATCTCGCCCGACGGCCGAAAGCTCGCGGCCGGCGAGCGGGACGGCGCGGTGTGGGTCTGGGACACCCTCGACGAGGAGGGGCGCGTGGTGGGGCGGCACGAGGGGCCGGTCGTGCGGCTGGCCTTCTCGCCCGACGGGCGGCGGCTCGCGTCGACGAGCTCCGATCACACGCTCGGCGTCTGGGATCTCGCGGCGGGCGGCGAGGGGCGCCTCCTGCGCGGCTTCCGGGACGAGACCTTCGGCGTCTCCTTCTCGCCCGACGGCGCGCTCGTGGCGGCGGGCAGCGGCGATTTCACGGCGCGCATCTTCCGGGTCGAGGGGGAGGCGAGCGTGGCATTGCAAGGGCCGTCGGCGCGCACGCTCGCGGCCGTGCTCTCGCCCGCGGGCGATACCCTCGCGCTCGCGGGCGACCTCGGCGACGTGCGGCTCGTGCCCATGTTCGGCGGCGATCCCATCGTATTGCGGGGGCACCAGGGCCAGGCGCGCGCCATTGCGTTCTCGCCCGATGGCGGGCTCGTCGCGTCGGCGGGCGACGACGGCACCGTGCGCGTCTGGACGCGGGACGGGGGCGTGGTGCGCGGCGCGACCATGTCGGGCCCGGCGCTCCTCGCGCTCGCATTCTCGCCCGATGGCCGGTGGGTCGTCGCGGCGGGCATCGACGGGGTGGTGCGGCTCATCGACGTGCAGGGCGGCGAGGATCGGACCCTGGCGGAGCACACCGGCGTGGTCCGCGCGCTCGCGTTCTCGCCCGACGGCGCGCGCGTCGTTTCCGCGGGCGCGGATGGCGCGGTGCGCGCGTGGGATCGGGGCACGGGCGAGGGCGGGATCGTGGGGCGGCACGACGGCCCGGTCACGGTCCTCGCATTCTCGCCCGACGGCGCGCGGCTGGCCTCGGGGGGCGATGATCATCGATTGCGCATCTGGGATCTCGTGGGCGGCGCGAAGGTCGTGGTGAGCTCGGGCGGTTATGGCGTCGCGCACGTCGCATTCACGTCCGACGGGGCGCGGGTCGTGGCCACCGGGGGCGAGGCGGCGGTGCGGATCTGGGACGCCGCGACGGGCGGGGAGCGGGGCGTCTTGCGCGGGCACGCGGGGGAGGTGACGAGCTTCGCGCTCTCGCCGGACGGCAGCGCCATCGCCACCGCGAGCGCCGATCGCACGGCGAGGCTATGGGACCTCGCGACGGGGGAGAGCCGGATCCTCGCGCGCCACGCCGCGGCCGTGCTCGGGGTCGCATTCACGCCCGACGGCGAGACGATCGCCTCGATCAGCGAGGATGGGGCGGTGACGCTCTCGCGCGACGATCTGCCGCGCGCCCCCGACAAGCTCGCCGCCGAGCTGTCGGCCGCGGTGCGCGGCGTGGTCCGGCGGCGCTGA
- a CDS encoding STAS domain-containing protein — translation MLERDQERLSSADEAAARIEALEALVAEQRRVIDDQARRIEELTALREGSLRASDAIVAFRSGCEDGLTRRELEGRLAAERERSDAMERLRHAVQELSTPILEVWDDVLAMPVIGVVDSARSAAIMDRLLETVSEKRARFVIIDITGVDIVDSATADRLIKIVNAVELLGTRCVLTGIRPAVAQTLVHLGVDLGPLVTLRNLKHALRICLHTLDPSLRRLQAKPASS, via the coding sequence ATGTTGGAGAGGGATCAAGAACGGCTCAGCAGCGCCGATGAGGCCGCGGCGCGTATCGAGGCGCTCGAAGCGCTCGTGGCCGAGCAACGCCGCGTCATCGACGATCAGGCCAGGCGCATCGAGGAGCTCACCGCGCTGCGCGAGGGCAGCTTGCGCGCGAGCGACGCCATCGTCGCATTCCGATCCGGTTGCGAAGACGGGCTCACCCGCCGCGAGCTGGAAGGACGGCTCGCCGCCGAGCGCGAGCGCAGCGACGCCATGGAGCGGCTCCGCCACGCGGTCCAGGAGCTGTCCACCCCGATCCTCGAGGTCTGGGACGACGTGCTCGCCATGCCCGTCATCGGCGTCGTCGACTCCGCGCGCAGCGCCGCCATCATGGACCGGCTCCTCGAGACCGTCTCCGAAAAGCGCGCCCGCTTCGTCATCATCGATATCACCGGCGTCGACATCGTCGACTCCGCCACCGCCGACCGCCTCATCAAGATCGTCAATGCCGTCGAGCTGCTCGGCACCCGCTGCGTGCTCACCGGCATCCGGCCCGCCGTCGCCCAGACCCTGGTCCACCTCGGCGTCGACCTCGGCCCCCTCGTCACCCTCCGCAACCTGAAGCACGCCCTGCGGATCTGCCTGCACACCCTCGACCCGTCGCTGCGGCGCCTGCAAGCGAAGCCGGCGTCTTCCTGA